In Clostridium sp. DL-VIII, the following proteins share a genomic window:
- a CDS encoding GNAT family N-acetyltransferase produces the protein MKVLETDRLILRNWVESDVESLYKIASDEHVGPACGWEPHRDIEESQHILRNILMNDYTFAIILKEYNQVIGNIGFITMPGSKYCENKLQHEIGFWLGYSYWGNGYMPEACKCLMMYGFMQLKLKKIICTHVIENNNSESVQRKCNFKYAYTDRFFHKGRNREVTMIVNQISSEDYYLLDNK, from the coding sequence ATGAAAGTATTAGAGACAGATCGATTAATTCTTAGAAACTGGGTTGAATCAGATGTGGAAAGTTTATATAAAATTGCAAGTGATGAACATGTTGGACCAGCTTGTGGATGGGAACCTCATAGGGATATTGAGGAAAGTCAGCATATCTTAAGAAATATTTTAATGAATGATTACACATTTGCAATTATTTTAAAAGAATATAATCAGGTAATTGGGAATATAGGTTTCATAACAATGCCAGGAAGCAAATATTGCGAGAACAAACTTCAACATGAAATAGGTTTTTGGCTTGGATATTCTTATTGGGGAAATGGATATATGCCGGAAGCCTGTAAATGTTTAATGATGTATGGATTTATGCAATTGAAACTTAAAAAGATTATATGTACCCATGTGATAGAAAATAATAATTCGGAAAGTGTTCAGAGGAAATGTAATTTCAAATATGCATATACAGATAGATTTTTTCATAAAGGTCGTAATAGAGAGGTTACAATGATCGTTAATCAGATTAGTAGTGAGGATTACTATTTGTTGGATAATAAATAA
- the eutC gene encoding ethanolamine ammonia-lyase subunit EutC yields MEKDILEDISTIDLSAKVSVDNPIDYNGLMSLKKSTSARICIGRAGSRYKTSDYLRLRADHAVAMDAVWTHVDEEVIDDLGFYKVQTLVKDKEEYITRPDLGRSFSEEVINEIKEKCINNVDVQIIAGDGLSSPAITVNLKEIYPMIVDGVKAKGYKIGTPIFVKYARVATMDKISEAINAKVTLILIGERPGLATGESMSCYMAYEASSRKPESQRTVISNIHRNGMPPVEAGAQIVELIGTLLREKKSGIELKL; encoded by the coding sequence ATGGAAAAGGATATTTTAGAAGATATATCGACAATTGATTTAAGTGCTAAAGTTTCTGTAGATAATCCAATAGATTATAATGGTCTTATGAGTTTAAAAAAATCAACATCAGCAAGAATTTGCATAGGAAGAGCTGGTTCACGTTACAAAACAAGTGATTACTTAAGGCTTAGAGCAGATCATGCAGTTGCAATGGATGCAGTCTGGACTCATGTAGATGAAGAAGTAATTGATGACCTTGGTTTTTATAAGGTTCAAACCTTAGTAAAAGATAAAGAAGAGTATATAACAAGGCCTGACCTCGGAAGAAGTTTTTCTGAAGAAGTCATAAATGAGATAAAAGAAAAATGCATTAATAATGTTGATGTTCAGATTATAGCAGGGGATGGATTAAGCTCACCAGCTATAACTGTAAATTTAAAGGAAATATATCCTATGATTGTTGATGGCGTAAAAGCTAAAGGATACAAAATAGGAACTCCTATCTTTGTTAAATATGCCAGAGTTGCTACTATGGATAAAATAAGTGAAGCAATAAATGCAAAGGTTACACTTATATTGATTGGAGAAAGGCCAGGTCTTGCTACAGGTGAAAGCATGAGCTGCTACATGGCTTATGAGGCAAGCAGCAGAAAGCCAGAATCTCAACGAACAGTAATATCAAATATACACAGAAATGGAATGCCACCAGTAGAAGCAGGGGCACAGATTGTTGAGTTAATAGGAACGTTGCTAAGGGAAAAGAAAAGTGGTATAGAGCTTAAATTATAG